In the genome of Anabaena cylindrica PCC 7122, the window AGCCAAAACCCAATTGCAAGCTAGTTATATTTTGAATAATCAGGATATTAGCAGTCAAGCTAGTCAATTGGCGTATAACCAAGTTATTGCTGGAGATTATCATTATATAGAAAAGTATTTGAGTGCGATCGCTCAAGTTACTCCCCAGGATGTGCAGCGAGTCGCTCAAAAATACCTCAACCCAGCCAAACAAACTATCGGTTATTTTGAACCAACTCAAGCAGATGGTCAACCAGGAACTTCTAGCGGTGGTGCTGGACGCACTACAGAAAACTTTAGTCCTGGTCAACCTGTAGACCCCGCAGAATTAGCCAAATATCTGCCACCGTCAACATCAGCTACCAACACTAACCAACAATCTTTACCACAAAATTTTACCTTAGCCAATGGATTGAAGGTGCTGCTGTTAAAAGATTCCAGCCTACCCACCATCAATATTAGTGGACAAATTAACGCTGGTAATGAATTTGATGGTAATCAAAAAGCGGGTTTAGCGAATTTGACCGCTACCAACTTAATGAATGGTACGAAAACTAAAAATGCTCTGACATTAGCGCAATCTTTAGAAGATAGAGGTGCGAGTTTAAGCTTTCGTGCCAATCGTGAAGGATTAAGCATTAATGGTCAAGGATTATCAGCTAATTTGCCGATATTAGTCGAAACTTTAGCAGATGTGGTACAGAATGCTAACTTTCCCTCAGACCAGTTAGAACTAAGTCGTCAACGAGAATTAATTAGTCTCAAAGTCCAGTTAGATGACCCCAGAACCCTAGGAAGAAGGGTATTTCAACAAGCAATTTACCCAGAAAATCATCCTTTCCACAGTTTCCCCACTGTCGAGAGTTTAGAAAATATCACTCGTGACGATGTGGTGAGTTTCTATCAAACACACTATCGACCAGATGCTACAACACTGACCTTAGTGGGTGATTTTGAGCCAATGCAAGTTAAATCCTTGTTAAATAAGGCTTTTGAGCAATGGCAACCACAGGGGAAACCACCTGTTATTAACTTCAATTCCGTAAAATCGTTGTCAAAAACTCAACTGCTAAATCCAGTAATTCCTGGTAAATCGGAAGCGGTGACATACCTTGGTTACAATGGCATTTCGCGCACAGATCCTCGTTATTATGCCGCATTGATTCTCAATCAGATTTTAGGTGGTGATACCTTATCGAGTCGTTTGGGAACAGAAGTGCGCGATCGCTTAGGTTTGACCTATGGTATATACAGTGGTTTTGCTGCGGGAATCAATCCTGGCCCCTTCTTAATTTCCATGCAGACAGCACCTAGTGACACTCAAAAAGCGATCGCTAGTACCATAGCCTTACTTAAACAATTGCGTAACCAAGGTATAACTGAAGCAGAATTTAACACAGCCAAACGTTCTCTTACCAATAGTTACCCCGTAGATTTAGCTAATCCTAGCGAAATGGCCAGCATCATTCTTAACAATGCTGTTTCAGGATTATCAACCGCAGAAATCCGCGAATTTCCCCAGCGCATTCAAGCAGTAACTATGAATCAAGTACAGAAAGCAATTGAAGAGTTAATTCAACCAGAAAATTTGGTCATTGTCACTGCTGGCCCCTGACAGTAATAACACGGCTAATTTAATGTATTATTTAGGATACGAACTATTAATACACTAAATTAGCTTCCTTCAATAATTTAAGATAAAAAGCGGCTAAATTAGTCATTTTAGCCTGTGGACTGGATAGTATCAACACTTCCAAGTGGAAACAGGAAAAAGAAGCGGACAAGAGTTAGCTTTTTTTGTATCGGCTATATGTTATACTAACCACATACGGGGGCATCATACTAGAGATTTTTCAGAAATGAAAAATCAATTACAGCAGTTTGTGTAGTTAGGAGGTACAACATCTAAATTCAAACCTATACACAAAGCCAGTTTTA includes:
- a CDS encoding M16 family metallopeptidase, whose translation is MLLGLCLSLILSVVPLSGNFTNAATPAVTPVSALSFTQGVQKTVLENGLTVLTKEVHTAPVVSVQVWYKVGSRNEGNGESGISHQLEHLMFKGTTDRPVQFGRLFSALGSQFNAFTSFDETAYFGTVQRDKLEALLTLESDRMKNALIGSEELTSEKRVVISELQGYENSPEYRLDREVRKAAFPNRAYGLSVGGTKADVEKFTVDQVRNYYQTYYSPDNATLVVTGDFTTAPTLKSIKATFGKLPKGEKTTLKVSPAVTAVNAVQKTPIVLKQPGSAALLQAVYPLPDIKHPDVPAIDVMDAILTGGRSSRLYQALIESGLASSVSGYAAELIEPGWYDISATAAPGQELSKITAELQASLTKLQQQPVTAEELNRAKTQLQASYILNNQDISSQASQLAYNQVIAGDYHYIEKYLSAIAQVTPQDVQRVAQKYLNPAKQTIGYFEPTQADGQPGTSSGGAGRTTENFSPGQPVDPAELAKYLPPSTSATNTNQQSLPQNFTLANGLKVLLLKDSSLPTINISGQINAGNEFDGNQKAGLANLTATNLMNGTKTKNALTLAQSLEDRGASLSFRANREGLSINGQGLSANLPILVETLADVVQNANFPSDQLELSRQRELISLKVQLDDPRTLGRRVFQQAIYPENHPFHSFPTVESLENITRDDVVSFYQTHYRPDATTLTLVGDFEPMQVKSLLNKAFEQWQPQGKPPVINFNSVKSLSKTQLLNPVIPGKSEAVTYLGYNGISRTDPRYYAALILNQILGGDTLSSRLGTEVRDRLGLTYGIYSGFAAGINPGPFLISMQTAPSDTQKAIASTIALLKQLRNQGITEAEFNTAKRSLTNSYPVDLANPSEMASIILNNAVSGLSTAEIREFPQRIQAVTMNQVQKAIEELIQPENLVIVTAGP